Part of the Pseudoliparis swirei isolate HS2019 ecotype Mariana Trench chromosome 3, NWPU_hadal_v1, whole genome shotgun sequence genome, attagaaaacccttgtgcaattatgttagcacagctgaaaacagttatgctggtgatataaactatacaactggccttcctttgagcttgaagtttgaagaacaaaattaatacttcaaattttaatcattatttctaaccttgtcaatgtcttgactatattttctattcaattttcaattcatttgataaataaaagtgagttttcatggaagacacaaaattgtctggatgaccccaaacttttgaacggtagtgtaatttATTATAAAAACACATCGTTTTATGCTAGAAAAAATCAACACCGTGAGGGTGAACCGGAACATAAAGtcttaagctgtaaacaaaGTTTAAGAAGACGCTAAAATGCACAAGCAGAGTAATAATGATCTGTGGCCTAACTCACTATGATTGACACTTATTAAACTTGCCTTATATCCCGGTGCACCACAAGCTGTTTGTGAGGGTGTTAAGATACGAAGAATACTTATTCGTCATTTCACATGCGACAAAGAGTAGACAAACAGATGCTGCAGTGAACGCATCTTTAATGTGATTCATCTTTTATTCACAAAACTAATCAGATGTATCAATGATGGAAATATCAATAAGTATAATTAAAACAGTACACCCGATACGTTCCATTTGTTTTCAGAGAgaacacacagacagtgaaTGCTCAGAGGTATTCAGTGCTGTAATGTTCAACTCTCAGCTCTGATGTTTTTTGATGTGGCTCTCAGGCGTCTCTGCTGTGCTCCCTGGAGAAGGAGCAGAGGGGTCACCTCATCGCAGAGAGCAAATGCACCGATGGTCTGTTACAAGACGAAGGCACACAGACCTACAACTTCTTGTCTGCTCCTTTCCGGAGGGAAACGTCGCTGGCTGACCTGACCGCTGCCAAACCGCTGGAGCTGCACCTCCAGCTGCAGGTGGAGAGCGTCAATAGCCGGCACCACAAGGCCAGCTCGGCCTTCACCTTCCTCTGTGGACACACCTTCCAGCGCAGAGAATACGGCAAACATTATAAGTGGGTTttcatattgtaaaaaaaaaaaactagaatgggcactcggtagagcgcataccttcgcatatcacaagattgggcattgaattatgaacattttggcattagttgcatgccaattggataaaaattgaccgtgctatggtaaaaagaagatgttgacctttccatgagcttgacctttgacccgattaattATCCTTTGAGGCCAATGATTGCCTCTATGGGGGATAAATAATTCCCTCAAAGTTTcttcacaatttaaaaaaggtgctTTGTGGAAGGTTTGATGTTAACACGCAACATCACAATTAATGTCCCGAATAATACATTGTGTCACATGCAGGAACGTCCACAGTGACATCCAGATGGGTGTGAACGGGTGGTTCGAGCAGAGGTGCCCCCTGGCGTACCTGGGATGCACCCACAGCCAGAGGAGGCTGCAGCCCTCCACTCATGAAGCCACCGTCTCCTACAAGTTAGATCAAACAGTTTATCTTTATTATTGTGTCGTACTGATTcacttttgtttgggggggtAACACCTTAAAGCTCTATATTCTGCCTAAGTtcactttaaactttaaactgtAATGATGAGGTGCTTGTGTTCaatgtccttatccaccacaaaGATATTCCTGTTTTAAGTGAAACGTGTAATCCGGAAAACAGAAACTGTAAAACTAGAGCagtgtcacgacgggattagggtggacccaaatgcacgactcaggagacagataatgctgataaagatcctttactgaaaGTATTGTCAGGAATGGAACAGAgcgaataaacaaacacacagtggaacgCTCAAGGGAtcggtctgagaaacacaagacaatctggcagtggacaagtggaagtgagggaacctgagtagacaaggactaatgagggaatggccaacaggtgagatgggcatgaagaccaggtgaagggaatgagggactaacgagggagtgatcagaggcaggtgaagggagttggactgacgagatgggaagcaggatctggaatgacatgatagttcgtgacaggatgaaaacaactaatacaaacaggaaggtgtggagctaaactgttagaGCTCTTCAAGATGACTATGCtctatttaaaataaacttaCTATCACAAATATCTGACAAGTATTTGGAATGAAAGGGAGTAACAGTTTAGCAACGTGTTGCTTTTTGGAAATGTACAAAACAATGTTAACCCTTTCTGTGGAAAACCCCAAATAAAACTCATTTACATTCAAACTAATAATCTTTGAAATGATAGAGAATAAAATCACCTCTACTGAAATAAGCAGAACACGTAACGCTATAGATTATAAACACCACGCTAACATAAATGGGCtacgttaaaaaaaatcttaccACTGAACTTAATtcctctcatccctcttccACTATTTCACGATAGATACTCAGATCAACTCAAAAACCTAGACACTAGCTTCTCAACTCGACTCAACGACTCACAGGAGGGCCACACACATTCCTAAAATTAGAATAATGCAATTCCTGGTACAACGGCCCTTTCCGGTGTCCTATAGTCAGAGGACCCACAGATGTCCTGGTCACTGCGGCGTTTGGTCCAAGCTCACGCTCAAATAATTTACTAGTCGCTCAAGCATGCTTCCCCACGATGTCCTTTAATATTGTTAAACTAATCTACGagttgtatttttctttctttattaagCTAACTTTTTTAATTGCCTCACTGAATTATTTCCAGTCAACCTTGGGAACTGACTTGTTTAAATCTCTTATCTTTACCCAGGGGCAACACTTTCTTCAAGTGTCATCATTACTTCTCTGTTATTGTTCACCAAGTTCCCCTGCAGATAAATCACAGTCATGCCGGGCGGGAAACAAATCGAAATGAACCTTCAAAGAACTCAGTTTCAATTTCTCTTCCAGCGAAGACCTCGGCTGTCTCAGCCTGCGTCCCACCATCCATGTGTCCCCAAGCGAAGCTTCCCAGGCGTCCGGGAGCTCAGTGGACTCCTCCGCCactcggaggaggagaggaggccgtggaggaggaggggaggactcTCTGAGCTCGCTGCCCTACGAGGTGCTGTGCCACATGGCCCGTTTCCTGGACAGTCTGTCCCTGTCCCAGCTGGCTCTGGCGTCCCAGCTGATGAGGCAGGtgagctcctctctgctgcaggagagagggatggtCACCCTGCGCTGGGAGAAGAAGACCGACTCACACGGAGGAGCCAAGTGGAGGGTGAAGCAAACGGTAAGGGTCAGGGTCATTGAGGATATTTACCTGTACTGAATTCAAAAATTACAATCTTCATGACGTTTGGATTTATTGCAGGACTGTTGTATTTGACTGCATTAGTTTGAGTTATgtgtacctaataaagtggACACTGATTATATGAAGTAGTTGTTCCTCAGTTAAATGCTGCTTACAATTGATCCAAAATCTAATGATCTCACCTAATTATAATACACTATTTTTGATATCCAAGCACATTTGATAATAATGTAGTAATTTTACATTACTAATAAACCTGAGTACTTCCTTTGTAGAGACCCCAAGTTTTATAACAGCTAAATATGTCAAACAAAATGTGTCCTTCACTGCCTTGAAGAGCATTTAATATTTGATTGAATCCAATTCCAGCCCCATTTTAGGAGGatattaaatgaaaatataagactgaatattgaaatatttctctctcttctctctgactTCAGGTTTGGCAGTTCAGCACTTTGTTCTCTCCTGTGGACGATTGGTGCTTCCAAAACTTCCCGTCCATGTCGGAGCACCTGAAGGTGTGTCCGTACTACGAGAGAGAGTCCAGGACGGAGAAGATCCACCTGCCGCACGTCGGAGAAGAAACGAGCCAAACCAAGAGGAGCTGTGAAGGTCCCGCTCTCACGTGCTCCAGCAGAAGAGGGTCGTGATGTAGAGTTTGCTGCTTTGATCTGTTATTATAACACATGCAGTTAGTTGCATGTCgcctcatttaaaaataaaggaaaaaaataagaaaaacattgGTGATCTAAATACTTTAGTTTAGAGAATTGAGAACAAACCAGGACCATCTACACATAAGAAAAGCTGTCCCTTATTGTCTTTGTAGACTCTTTGGAATAACACAACCTGAGTAAATACTTGAGCGGTCGTACATCCGAAGAACTGAACTGAACAATAACCATATTAATTAATCAGTGTTgcaaaaaaaatgcacaaagaAAATGAAATGCTAATAATGTCAGAGATGAACGTATAGTTTAGGCTGCCGTTGTGCGATTCTTCTATTTCTATGTCAAACTCACAAAAGACATTTGCTAAATTGTGTTTCACCTTTACTTTTCAGGATCTTGAGTTTttgtctcttgtgtcctgttttattttgaagtccccgtctcttgtgtcctctgtttccctgcacttcctgtccctgtgattttgtgccctgtccctgattgtttccacctgtgtccaatcaaggagagagagagagagagcgagcgagagagaacgCCAACAACGTTCCACATAAACTTTAATCTTCTTACTCAAAATATCAAGTCAAACACGCACAAACTAAACAGAACAATCCAACacgggaatgagacaaacagggtttgaATACACAggggaggtgcaggtgattggacacaggtggaaacaatcagggacagggcagacaatcacaggacaggaagcgcagggaaacagaggacacgagagacggggacttcaaaataagacaggaaacaagacaccaAAACTCAAGATCCTGACATTACTTTACTGGTAAACATGAGAAGTTACAAGCAAAACACTATAATTTATAGGGGTCCTCAGGTCCTTAAACAACTGCTCAACTTGGAGTACGTTTCGATTGGGCGTCTCTAGCGGCCGCcgctggtgttgtgtgtgttggggaagACGTCGGCCCGGAGGATTCTGTAAAACAACATGTTCATGATGGAGATGAGACTCAGGCCGACCGACCCCACCGTCAGGGCGTAGCGAGACACACATTCAGTGTGAGCTGCCAGCCAGCGGGTCATCCTAGCCAGCGTGCAGACACGAAACAACAATAACCTGCAGGCCGAGGAAGAACACTGAGAAACTCTGCaaacacctttttttcttaCCGATATCACTTCAAGGCTTCAAGACTTCAtggtttttatttgccatttgtgcctagaCCAACCGTCCAGACCCTTTGGAAATCTAGTGCAGTGCTCTCCaagtcaacagtttagaaataacactataataagaaagaaaaaagaaaatatataaaagaaaacactctaCGGAAGAAGAATgtagaagaacaagaaaggtgctAGTATGTACAGTTTGGGATAAAGTTTGAAATGATTAGATAAATAGTAATATTACGTCACATATTGCACCTGATAAGTGTAGTGAGGTAGTGTTGGGTTATTTATTACACATATTACAAAAGTTTCACTATGACGTCACTAATTGCTTTTTAGAGGTGCTTAAAGGCAGATTTAGTTATTGTTGGACAAATCATATTGAACTGATAGATATATCATCCTTCTATAAATCTTGAAGATTTAACCTTTTCAAGATGAACTAACAGTTTATTAGGAAAGATGACTATCGatcattaatttaaatattatgtATATCAGCATATGACTTAACATCCACTGCAGTGGCCGAGAGGTTCGGAGCAGGAAAGGTCATCACGAAGAAAGAGGCTGAGTATGCAACACATGTTCTGTTCTTCTTTGTTTCCATCTTTGGATAATGACATCGTCTGATGACTGGAAGGATCACACACGGAGAGAGCTCTGTGACTCGAATGCAAACGTATTGGCGACATATGCGGGGAACAAACTGGAGCTGACCAGTGCATTAAATGACGTGAATCCATGTTCTCTCTTTGCCCGCTGCCCGGCAGATCAGATGACCTGAGCTGGCTGCAGCTGTCCCAGTCCAGacgttcctctctccttctgctcAACACGGCTTCTGTACAATGTTGAAAAGCAGCCATTGACATCGGTCCGTCTCTCCGTCACCACGCCTCTCACTGAGGAGCGAGACGTTGGAGACCTGGATAAAGAAACGACCTTCGCACAATGCACAGTGAAATGTACGTCTACACTGCTGAAGTGTTACATTTAAACTGTGCGTCATGCGCTCAGAGTTCACCAAGCAAACAACTGATACCTCAGACAGATGCAGCTTTTGAGACttattttatattctttatttttgtgAGTATCATTTCATGGTTTTATGGGATAAGTGTTTGGGATatttcagtgacatcatcagttaAGATGCTTCAGTGTGTTCTCTGCTCTAGAGGGCGGTGTACAATGCTGCTTTAAAAACACACGTGGCCTTGATGACCACTGTGGCCATGCACGGGGTccggtcgtgtgtgtgtgtgtgtgtgtgggggcttaTTGGAACAGAGAGGAGGGTTCTCAGCTCTTTGAAGCAGAGGTGCTGAAATAGACAACGGTAACAAAACACCCCAACGGGGAACAATGGGCCTCGACATACATCACACAAATGCAGTGTGACAAAACTTAACAAAAGAAATGCTGCGTaactctccccctccccccccccccccacgattCAACTGATGcagacttttctttcttttcttttttatagcaGCATTTAGCTCATCTACATCACAATATAATACATGCTCTGGATAATGAATTCAGAAATCATTAATGGATAAAATATTTTTCGGCCAATTGAACAAATTCAGAACCTGACAGATTAAGTTTCTTCCACAAATTAATGCACAACAttatattaaaaaacaacattcatGAATGTACATTGTCCCAGGAATACATCGTCATACATGTTGCCTTCCCCTCTTGAAGCTAAATGTAAAGTAATCATCTCTCTCGGGCACACTGTCGGCCCTAATATTCCTACAATCTCACATCTCTTGGAGTATTGCATTTACAGCAATATACTGTAAAGTAATAGTTTAACGTGTTAATGTTTACTAAGGGACATGAGTCTTACTTTGCACCCACATACATTGTTACAATAAGTCATGTAGTTTATGTTGTGTATCCACTTTGTTCTCAGGAGGATTTAAAGTGatgttctttcctctcagtcaCAGTGCAAAGTGAGCCCTGATGCTCAGGGACAAATATCAGGGATGCCATTgtcatttaaatttgttttgtctttcttgTTTGAATTTGtgcatgcataaataaataaaaatctcaAGCACAAAAGCACCGTCTCTTTTTGCATTAATGAACTTATCCGTGTTGGAGCATATTTATTGAAGGGACACGTGATGTTTCTGCCATCTATCACCCAGCAGTGGGAGAGCTTCTAAGATTTATTTGACAGGATTTTCAAAGATTGAGCCTTTTAAAGTGTCTTTAAATTGCCTTTTGTAGTGAACAATATGGAGCAAGTAGAATGAGAGAGGGGTCAACACCATGGCTGGATTTATGACTGTGAGCAGCAGGTCAACGTGCTGCTCAGTGTGAGTCAACACAGCGTGTCCCATTCTATCTGATTAAACTCCACACACTCTGCTGGATGGCTTTCTGGGTATGTTtgcatgaaaaaagaaaaactgctgACCTATTTTTTTGTAGTTCTAGGGGTGAGAAATACATCACGCAAGCCTCATCCACTCCACCCTCCATTACGTCACAGACGGGAGGGGGGTTCAGGGATCCTGATGGGGGTTCAGACCTGAAAGATCTACTTTGGGTCTTTTCTGGAAGTGTTAAATCATTTAGAATCAGCTGATAAACTGGAGAAGTTGTGTAGGTCCTCTCCGTGGACAGTCGAGACAACGTGGATATTAACCTTGCGACATGCTGGATTTCTCTTTGGTGCCTCCTCTTCACGCCACCCAGAGATCTCTCTGTGGTTCGCTGTTGCAAAATCCGTTTTGAACCCATGAATAAAGCCTGAGGCGATGAGCACGAGGCTCTCACTTGCTTCTTTAATTCCGTCTGTGCTCCAATGCAGTGACGCCTCCTGCTGGTCCGACTCAGTCAAAGTCTTTTCTCTCTCGGCCCTCCGAAGGGACAGTCTGCTCCTCCAACAGGGCGTCTCTGTGCGCATTGTACCGCTGCCGCCTGTTGGCCCTGTACAGCTCCAGCCTCTTCTCCTCAGCCTGGGGGTCCTCCAGCACTCCCTCCCACCTCAGGCTCTCCCTGGCCTGGGCGCCGAGCCGCCCGACGCCGCTGGCTTTGTGTGTCGCCGTCAGCAGGGCCGCTGGATCCTTGGGGTGTTTTTTACTCCTCCGGCCGCTGCCAGCGAGTCGTTCTCCGTTCTTCTTGCTGGCTGCTCGGAGCTTGGGCAGCTGGCCTCGAGGCTGATCTGGACTCTGTGGGGCCAGCGGGGACACAGGCGAGGTCTCAGGGGGCAAAGAGACAGCCCGAGGTTTCTCTGTAGGGGGGGAACATAAACATGAAGGCTCATGCTCCCTGCCAAACAAAGCTGAGGGTTTAGATTACTAATGACTCCCACTGGAGCTGGAAGGCCGGTGGCTTGGTTTACAGTAATGAGCTGGAACAAGACAGTGTGGGGAAGCGACACCGGGGGCCTATTCTCTGTTGACCTTTTCTACCCTGGAGAGAGTCCACGACACCACCACAGCCCTCGGTTCAGTCGGTGCTCATCAAGTCTGTCGGACTCATTATAGATGCCTGCTTTGAGCAGAATCTAGGTGCTAAAAGCTTTATCATTATGTGTATTAACATATAGTTCATGGTTTGCTTTTAGACAATCTGCTTTATTCAAGAATGTGGcacaataattacattttatttactagttattattattatttttattattatactttTATGGACCCTTAAACTGACCTGCTTTAGGCAATAATAATAGAGTTACTCATAATGACAAACCCAGATAAATATGTATCACCCGACTTTACAACTTTCagcttgttttggttttctggaTCAAATCTTTACTCTTTTGTTTCACTCTCAATGCTTTTATAGTTTTGTAAAATCATGGATTTTTCCAGAAGATTTCATATGAATCGTTGGATGAGACTATGttgaaatatgaaagaaaatatgtaaataaagtgttattTAGGACAGCAACTAGGCTGgttcttattttttatatggATGCAACAGTTGTTTATTTCTTGATTAATCAATGAACCCCTCAGTTTTTAGCAGTCAAAATAATTAAAAGACTATCAAATTGTTGGAGATAAAAAATGTTGTCCATTGACAGAACATTACATACATTAATAAATTAATCACTTTGAGTACTTTTAACTTTAACCTATAAACTTTATTTTGTTATGTTGATCATCTTTTCACCGGTGGTAAAATGTAACTGACTTTTCGTtgagtatttacattttatgcTGTTTTAGACTTTCACagcataaaatgtttttaattacttttgagGGACACACATTGTGCTTCTTTCTACAGCCGGTGGACAGCTGTAGTGTATGGTTTTATTAAATTGAACATGGGTTATAAAATATGATGCTTTGTTTTAGATAAACTACCCAACTGTGACTAAAGTTAGAATTAGCTTCACCTCCACCAAATCACATCAGTGATCAGTGATGCATTCGCAATAATAAAGCTGTAATACAATGTTACATTGACTGTGGCCTTTTCCTATGactacttttacttttgagtagtatagtgtatataatataatttgattgaaaatgttttttatatttaattttgaaTGCGGGACTTTTACAGTAATGTGATATGTTCTATGTTTATCCAAACATGTGAAGTAGAGGTGTAGTACTAGTAATAGATTAAAAAACTTCTTCCTCCACGACCAACCTGTATTTCCTGTGGTGggagttgttttctttcttttcttcttcttcttgttcttctttgtgTCGTCGGAGCTCGTGGGAGGCGGCGGCAGCTGTTTGTCTTCTGCCATGATGGAGTGGACACGCGGAGATGCTGACCTGCGGCTCAGCAGGTGTGTACGCAGCCTGGGGGCGATGGTTCCGAAAGATAAAAGGCTTCTCGGATAAATGAAAGAGCATTAACGGAGGAAACATACGGGAGCAGCCTTCAAGACGAACTTCAGAGAGCTGAAGCCTCCCTTTACTCACACGTGGGGCCGAGAGACGCCGCTTCAGTCCCGAGGAATGAAGCACAGCAAGGCGGAAGAAAGTGAACGCCGGGAAGCCGCGTTGCGAACTACAGATACCGATATTTAGGGTTTGTTCCGGGACACGCGTCTCCACGATCACGCGTCGCTGCTGCTGCGTTGCGACGCGTCTCCATGCCAACAGGACACGCCTTCTCCAGAAGGATACATGTGTATGCAAACGTTTAGCATGTCCtgcttttttcttgtttttttcccagaCACAACTATATAGTCTCTCTTATTCATTTAATATGTAATGTTTAAACGGATACAAGAAAATACAAAACCACGTTATATAACCGGAAACCGCTTAACAGAAATGTGGCAAAAGGGGACTTAACGAATTGCAAAAATGCCTGACGTTTGAATATCATATATGAGATATATTACATATTTCTTCACCCCATGCAAATGATTGATCCTGACGTGATTTGAACACGCAACcttctgatctggagtcagacgCGCTACCGTTGCGCCACGAGATCCTGTCCGTCAAGTTATGACCCGATCATTTCAAATCGTTATATAACGACAGACAAACTAATAATATTGAGCTAAACAAAGATAGGTAAGCATAACAACCATTAGCCATAATGTAGCTATGTATGGCACCTCTATGGAACATCTATAGAAAGATATAAGTGTGTATGTTTACATCTCCTTTTCCCAATGATCACTAAGTTGTAGTAACTCATTGTAATAAAGTAGATATTCTCATTAGTCACTGGCTCACCTTAGGTTCTGACTCATTGTAATTGAATTGGATCTTATATTTCTACAACATTTCCATTATGTCTTTGACGTTTTATAATTCGGAGTCTAAAACGTATGTCTGTGAGTTCCCCTTCCTTCTCATGCTTTGTCGTATACGATAAAGTATACTTTAGCTCGTCTAGCTGGTGAGTTTGCTCTCGGTTAGTCAGTTAATCAGTTACTAGGGATAAATAATAAGTGATGTTTAGGTCCCTCACTTCTGGTACCAGTCAATCGTCACtgaagccctctagtgggcatCAAACCAACTCCATCCATCTGACCTGCATGCTTCCTGTCGTCACAGTGACACAATATCTCAACACAAGCAAGCACATGATCATCAGATGAAACCAGAGTAGTGTGAGagctgctgctctaaactaTTTTAAGGCCTTAGATTAATTTTGGCAGTGGTCCTTCAGTCATTGATGAGTTGTTTGAGTGAGCTGGACAGAAGAACACCGACCTTGAGCTGAAgccacaataaaaaacaaaagaggaagaggctatcaaatatataatatatctagcTTCTATTCTATTTCATTATTATCCTGATGTTTTCATCTGAATGAATCAGTTAGGGTCCGCAAAAGTTCAAAATAAGACTCTGTAACTTACAAAAATAGAAACAAAGGAATACTGTTTCACAAATGATGCAAACTCATAAGCACACACTCGAAACAGCTCTAGCCTATTGGTTGTTATCTATATGATACATATCGTTTAACTGACATTACAAGGTCAGTTCCCTGTGCACTGGTTTAAAGTTACATAGTCTCACTTCAAATCATAT contains:
- the liat1 gene encoding protein LIAT1 translates to MAEDKQLPPPPTSSDDTKKNKKKKKRKKTTPTTGNTEKPRAVSLPPETSPVSPLAPQSPDQPRGQLPKLRAASKKNGERLAGSGRRSKKHPKDPAALLTATHKASGVGRLGAQARESLRWEGVLEDPQAEEKRLELYRANRRQRYNAHRDALLEEQTVPSEGRERKDFD